In Ferrimicrobium sp., one DNA window encodes the following:
- a CDS encoding IS3 family transposase encodes MVEGVGELTEIIGLVAACECLGIARSSYYYLVDPPVREPKPRKPSPRRLSDAEREHILAVCHSERFCDVSVREIYATLLDEGIYLASVASIYRILAEAGETRERRRQATHPARVKPELLATGPGQVWSWDISKLKGPTKGIYYQLYVILDIYSRSIVGWRIEDHESSELAKELMGEAITKEGVDPNRLTIHADNGASMASHSVAEFLANLGVQKSHSRPHTSNDNPFSEAQFKTLKYRGDFPERFGSLEEARSFFQRFFTWYQYEHHHVGLGLMTPADVHEGYAEVITERRAEVLRNASETHPERFVRKIPTPPTLNNKVWINRPSEEEMKEGP; translated from the coding sequence ATCGTCGAGGGGGTAGGAGAACTGACCGAGATCATCGGTCTCGTCGCTGCCTGTGAGTGTCTTGGGATCGCGCGTTCAAGCTATTACTACCTGGTCGATCCCCCGGTCAGGGAGCCAAAGCCGAGAAAGCCGAGTCCCAGAAGATTAAGCGATGCCGAGCGAGAACACATCCTCGCGGTCTGTCATTCGGAGCGCTTCTGTGATGTATCGGTTCGTGAGATCTATGCCACCCTCCTCGATGAGGGGATCTATCTGGCCTCGGTGGCGAGCATCTACCGGATCCTGGCAGAGGCTGGTGAAACACGAGAGAGGAGACGCCAAGCAACCCATCCCGCCAGGGTCAAGCCAGAGCTCTTAGCCACGGGACCAGGGCAAGTATGGTCGTGGGACATAAGCAAGCTCAAAGGTCCTACCAAGGGGATCTACTACCAGCTCTACGTGATCTTAGACATCTACTCGAGATCGATCGTAGGCTGGAGAATCGAGGATCATGAGAGTAGCGAGCTAGCCAAAGAGCTCATGGGTGAGGCGATCACAAAGGAGGGAGTCGATCCGAACCGCTTGACGATCCATGCCGATAACGGAGCCTCGATGGCCTCTCATAGTGTGGCAGAGTTCCTCGCCAACCTTGGGGTACAAAAGAGTCACTCTCGTCCCCATACCTCTAACGATAACCCCTTCTCCGAGGCCCAGTTCAAGACCCTTAAGTACCGGGGAGACTTCCCGGAACGCTTTGGGAGCCTCGAGGAGGCGAGGAGCTTCTTCCAACGATTCTTCACCTGGTACCAGTACGAACATCACCACGTGGGCCTTGGACTCATGACGCCCGCTGATGTTCACGAAGGCTACGCGGAGGTGATCACCGAACGAAGGGCCGAGGTGTTACGCAACGCCTCTGAAACCCACCCCGAGCGCTTTGTGAGAAAGATCCCAACCCCGCCCACCCTCAACAACAAGGTCTGGATCAACCGACCAAGTGAAGAGGAGATGAAAGAGGGTCCTTAG
- a CDS encoding polynucleotide kinase-phosphatase codes for MSTLRLPDLCLVVLVGVSGSGKSTFAAQHFLRTEVVSSDFCRALVSDDENDQSATKAAFDVLDYIVEQRLELGKLTVVDATNVQVEARKSLIDLARRHHVLAVAIVLDMPIDLCVARNGARMDRQFGPHVLRNQSSQLQRSLRRLRREGFHRVYHLTGEREVAQVIVEREPVWNDRRNDHGPFDIIGDVHGCIDELVELLEVLGYCRAAGEDAYSHPEGRRVVFLGDLVDRGPGTPEVLRLAMQMVRHGSALCVSGNHEVKLLRALQGKKVEVRHGLGESLEQLRAESSSFSEEVAEFLDRLISHYVFDGGALVVAHAGLPASMHGRTSAAVRAFALYGDTSGESDEYGLPVRYPWAEDYRGSASVIYGHTPVKEPVWVNRTLCIDTGCVFGGRLTALRYPEREIVSVPAREVYYEPVKPLVVDPQGGLGREPGVLDVGDVLGKHIIETRLRHTVTIREENSLAALEVMSRFAADPRWLVYLPATMSPTATSAQSDLLESPEEAFAYYAKAGVAEVVCEEKHMGSRAVVVVFRDADAGSRRFGFETSSIGMVYTRTGRPFFGKQELGDRFLARVRAGIEAAGLWDQLATEWLILDCEILPWSFKTEDLMRRQYAVVGAAAARSLGREKEVLEAVAARGMDVAHAIEQLNRRIGHVENFAKVYQHYSWPVRSLDDLQLAPFQILAGEGSVHALKDHAWHLNLITRLAETDPMTFRSTQATFVSLGDSGSQERGYAWWEELTSDGGEGMVVKPAQVVHFGKRGLTQPALKVRGPEYLRLVYGPEYTEPQHLARLRTRSLGRKRSLALHEFSLGIEGLERFVAGEPLYRIHECAFGVLALESEEVDPRL; via the coding sequence ATGAGCACGCTGAGGTTGCCTGATCTGTGTTTGGTCGTTCTGGTGGGTGTCTCTGGGTCAGGGAAGTCGACATTTGCTGCGCAACACTTCTTGCGCACCGAGGTGGTTTCCTCTGATTTCTGCCGTGCTCTTGTCTCTGATGACGAAAACGATCAGTCTGCAACCAAGGCCGCCTTTGATGTCCTCGACTACATCGTGGAACAACGGTTGGAGCTTGGAAAGCTGACAGTGGTTGATGCTACCAACGTTCAAGTCGAGGCGCGAAAGTCGTTGATCGACTTGGCGAGGCGGCATCACGTTTTGGCCGTAGCGATCGTATTAGATATGCCCATTGATCTCTGCGTAGCGCGTAATGGCGCCCGTATGGATCGGCAGTTCGGACCACACGTCCTACGCAATCAGAGCTCGCAGTTGCAAAGATCCCTCAGAAGGTTGAGACGAGAGGGTTTTCACCGGGTCTATCATCTCACGGGCGAGCGAGAGGTGGCGCAGGTGATTGTCGAGCGCGAGCCTGTGTGGAATGACCGTCGGAACGACCATGGCCCCTTTGATATCATCGGAGATGTCCACGGATGTATTGATGAGCTCGTAGAACTTCTTGAGGTACTTGGGTATTGCCGGGCTGCTGGCGAAGATGCCTACTCCCATCCAGAGGGGCGGAGGGTCGTCTTCCTTGGAGACCTGGTAGATCGCGGACCTGGAACTCCTGAGGTTCTTCGCCTCGCAATGCAGATGGTGCGCCATGGCAGCGCATTATGCGTATCCGGCAACCATGAGGTGAAATTGTTGCGGGCTCTGCAGGGTAAGAAGGTCGAGGTGCGCCATGGGCTCGGGGAGAGCTTAGAACAGTTGCGGGCGGAGTCATCGTCCTTCTCTGAAGAGGTCGCCGAGTTTCTTGATCGTTTGATTAGTCACTATGTCTTTGATGGTGGCGCCTTGGTTGTGGCGCATGCGGGATTGCCTGCCAGTATGCACGGAAGAACATCGGCAGCGGTAAGAGCGTTCGCACTTTATGGTGATACATCAGGCGAGTCGGATGAGTATGGCTTGCCAGTGCGCTACCCCTGGGCCGAGGACTACCGCGGAAGTGCCAGCGTGATCTATGGGCACACTCCTGTTAAGGAGCCAGTTTGGGTTAACCGAACGCTCTGCATTGACACGGGCTGTGTATTTGGTGGTCGGCTGACGGCACTGCGGTATCCCGAACGCGAGATCGTGTCCGTGCCTGCGCGCGAGGTATATTACGAGCCGGTCAAACCACTAGTCGTTGATCCACAAGGAGGTCTCGGCCGCGAACCAGGAGTTCTTGACGTCGGTGATGTGTTGGGCAAACATATTATTGAAACGCGCTTGCGGCATACCGTGACCATCAGGGAAGAGAATTCCTTGGCTGCCCTCGAGGTGATGAGCAGGTTTGCCGCGGATCCACGGTGGCTCGTCTATCTGCCCGCAACGATGTCACCGACAGCGACGTCAGCGCAAAGCGATCTGCTTGAATCTCCCGAGGAGGCTTTTGCCTACTACGCAAAAGCAGGGGTGGCTGAGGTTGTCTGTGAAGAAAAGCATATGGGATCCCGTGCCGTGGTTGTGGTCTTCCGTGATGCGGATGCAGGAAGTCGTCGGTTTGGTTTTGAGACCTCCAGCATCGGTATGGTTTACACTAGAACGGGGCGCCCGTTCTTTGGGAAACAAGAACTCGGCGACAGGTTCCTCGCCAGGGTGCGTGCGGGAATTGAGGCTGCGGGACTGTGGGATCAGTTGGCGACCGAGTGGCTGATTCTCGACTGCGAGATTCTGCCTTGGTCCTTCAAGACCGAGGACCTCATGAGGCGCCAGTATGCGGTAGTTGGCGCTGCGGCGGCTCGATCTCTTGGCAGGGAGAAGGAGGTGCTCGAGGCTGTGGCCGCGCGGGGCATGGATGTGGCGCATGCTATTGAGCAGCTCAATCGACGCATCGGCCATGTTGAGAATTTCGCGAAGGTCTACCAGCATTACAGCTGGCCGGTGAGGTCTCTTGATGATCTACAACTCGCACCTTTCCAGATTTTGGCAGGAGAAGGTTCCGTACACGCCTTGAAGGACCACGCATGGCATCTGAATCTCATCACGCGACTCGCTGAGACTGACCCAATGACGTTTCGGTCTACCCAGGCGACTTTTGTGAGCTTGGGAGACAGTGGGTCTCAAGAGCGAGGCTATGCGTGGTGGGAGGAACTGACCAGCGACGGAGGCGAAGGGATGGTGGTAAAACCTGCCCAGGTGGTGCACTTTGGCAAAAGGGGCCTTACGCAACCTGCACTGAAGGTGAGGGGACCTGAGTATCTCCGGCTGGTCTATGGACCAGAATACACCGAGCCCCAACACCTTGCTCGTTTGCGTACCCGGTCCCTTGGAAGGAAGCGATCGCTCGCTTTGCACGAGTTTTCACTCGGCATTGAAGGTCTAGAGCGTTTTGTCGCCGGTGAACCCCTCTATCGAATCCATGAGTGTGCATTCGGAGTTCTCGCGTTAGAGAGCGAAGAGGTGGATCCGCGTCTCTAA